The Opitutales bacterium DNA window TGGAGCCCAACACAAGGGCTCTTTCTTGGAGCACTCTTCTCCATTAGCTCTTCGATGGTCGCAATCAATGTGATCAATGAACGCAATGAGATGCAGCTCCCGCGGGCCCAGCTGGCGATGGGGGCGCTTATTTTCGAGGACATCCTCGCCATCATTTTGTTAGTTATCCTGACTGGACTGGCAGTCGATGGGCGCTTCAATCTGGACGCAACGGGTATCGCCGTGTCCGGTGTCGGCCTCTTTGTTGTAGCTAGCTACTTCGTGGGGCGCCTAGTCATCGTAAAGGTTCTTGATTATATAGAGAAACAAGGGCGCACAGAATACTGGGTTTTATTTGCAATCGGTGTGATGCTCGGTGAAGGCCTCTTGGCAGCCCACTTCGATTTCTCCCTTGCTCTCGGCGCGTTTCTCGCCGGAGCCATCATGGCAGGCACGCGCCAAATGGAACAGATTGAACGTGCGATCGAGCCGCTGCGCATTCTTTTTGGGGCTCTATTTTTTGTCTCAGTTGGCATGCGTGTGGAACCTCAGGAGGTAATCAATGGCCTTGGACTTTCATTAGTGGTGAGCATCCTGATCATTCTTGGGAAAACGTTTACGGTTTGGTTTGGTTTCGTCATCGCAGGTCAACGTTCTAGCTCTTCATTTAAAGGCTCGCTGGTTAAATCACAGATTGGAGAATTCGGATTCATTATCGCTGCCCTTGGTATCGACCTCGGTGTTGCAGGCGCTGAAATGATGAACCTTGCAGTCGGCGTTGCGCTGATCACTATAATTTTCACACCGATTCTAGCTAAGGCGGCTGACCCATTATTTGAATGGATCGATACCCATACCCCCAGCGGTGTCCGCACTGCAGGTAAAGCCTACACCGACCTACTTACCTCGTTTAAACGATCTCTGGAGAACAAAAAGCTCCTCGTCCTCCTGCGCCGCCCCACCCTTCAAATTGTATTCTCCTTCATCGTGGTGAACGCTGTAGTCGCTGTCGCTTACATCCTAGCCGGAGTCATCGAAAACACCCCAGAGCTGGATGCAACGCACGATTGGTGGCGCTGGGGAATTTGGCTTCTGGCTGGCGTCGCCTGCCTGCCCCTCATCATTTCGATTCTGCGCAATGTAAACGCCATTGTCATGATGTTGACCGAAGCATCATTCCAGCATACGGGAGATCTTTTCAGTCTTGGAGGCCGCACGCGCAACGCCATCAACGGGCTCATCATGTTCATGATCGTGCCTGTGTTCGGCATTGTATACTTTGGAGCAGCAGCCAGCTTCCTGCCACGCGGGACTGCACTCATAGCCTTTGCAGCCATCCTCATCACCACGGGCCTTGTATTCTGGAACCGACTCATTGCGGTGAATAGCCAGTTAGAGCGGGCTTTCTTTGATAGCCTTAACCAGCAGCAAGCAACGGAATCAGCCAAACAGAGGAAGCAACTCCTTTCCAGCCTAAGTAAACACGCGTGCTTCAGCGTAGAACTAGAAGACTACACGATTGTTGCCGCCTCAGAACCGGTGACACGCCGCATCAACCAGCTGGGTGTTCGCGAAGCAACGGGAGCCGCGATTGTCGGTATCGGCCGTGACGGTTCTTGGATTTACAACCCCCCGCCCGAAGCAATTCTCTTCGCCGGCGACCACATCATTCTCGCCGGAACAAACCGCCAACTGCAACAGGCTAAACGACATCTCGGAAAGGCTGCGCGCAATCAAGAGAACAGCCCGCAGACCAGACCCGATATCGCGCGTCTACTGATCGAAGCGAATTCGGAACTCGAAGGAAATACGCTTGCCGGACTCGATCTGCGGCACCGCTTCGGTGTCACTGCCCTCGGAATCCAGCGCGGAGACAACTGGCTCTCCCCTCCCAAACCTGACGACTTGATCCTGTCGGGCGATGTGCTCGTCCTCATAGGCGGCAAACACCGCCTCAACGAAATCACACCCCTAGCTCATCACCGCGACAGCATCGATGCTTAGCTGCGACGATATCCCGAACTGCCGAATCCTCATTCATAGACCCAAAATCCTCAGGCCCTTTTTACCCGATAAAAAACAGATGTCCTCACCCGCCCGTCCCATGTGATCTTATCTGCCTTCATTCGCTTAAATTCCACACCTCCAATTGCCTCAATCGCCCTCTGAGATCTTAAATTCAGCTCATCCGTCTGTAGAACAAGCTCGCAGCTTCCATAGACACGTGAAGCGTGGGTTATCATTAAGTGCTTCACCGCTCGATTAAACCCTGTCCCACGCAATTCCGCGCAAAGCCAAGTCGATCCAATTTCGACTTCATCTTCAGAATCAAACCAAAAGGAAGTTTCGCCTACGTATGTTTGGAGCTCTTTGGAAAAAACAGCAAACGGCTCCCTTAACCCTGAATCACGCTCCTTAAACGCCTCGCGGATGGATCGCTCAAGCTTGTCGATGGTAGTCGGCGGCTCGCGCAACCACCACTGCCACATATCAGGATCGTTCACCCATTTAGAAAGTGGTAGGGCATGCTCCAACCTGATCGGCTCGATGCGAACTAGATTGCTTTCGATCATCAGTTTGGTGAGTGATATCAACCTATTCGCGTGAATTTGCGTCCATTAGCGGATCTCCAAAAAAATCCCCAGCCCCACACGCCTACTCCACATTGGCCGCCTGTTCGCGGATGCGCTCGAGCTCATTTTTAGCATCGATGACAGCCTGTGATATTTCGATGCGATTAGCCTTAGAACCGATCGTGTTAAACTCGCGATTAATCTCCTGAATGATGAAATCCATCTTTCGCCCCGTGGACTGCGTCTGTGCCAGACAGTCAGAAAACTGTTCAAAGTGGCTATTCAATCGGGTAATTTCCTCGGAAATGTCACAGCGATCTGCAAAAAGTGCGATCTCCTTGAGCACACGTTCGTCATCTAAATCCAAGTCCTCAAGATTGAGCTGCCGCAGTCGCTGAAAAAGGCGATCACGGTACGCCGCCACAACACCTTCTGCGTATCCAACGATTTGTTGCAAAAAGCCCTTCAAGCTTCCTAGCCGCTGCATTAAATCATCCTTCAATGCGGCCCCCTCTGTCGCACGCATTTCGATAAACGCACCGAGCGCCGCATCAAAGGCCGTCAGAACCTCAGCCGCGACGGCACTATATTCAGGCAGTGTGCTGCTGGGACGGATCGCCTTTACCAAATCCAAGAGGAATGCTGAAGACGGCTCAAAAGGGATACCGTTATGCTCAGCCAGAGCCTGAAAGCGTTCGATAGAGACTTTGACGGCAGCGTCGTCCCACACCAAGCCTTCTACCCCACCATAAGCGGCTGCTCGTACCGACACACTTACCTTCCCTCGCCCGAGCACCTCACGCAACTTGCCGGACAATGCCTGATCTAAGCCCATCCATTCCTTCGGAGAGTTCACCGACACCTCCAGATTCCGGCGATTCACCGATGAGATCTCTACGCTGATTTCCAACGTCGCTGTCTGAGCGGATCCGCGCCCATACCCGGTCATACTATTCATCCCCACATCGCTATCCACCGAAGCTCAACTGGCAACTCCAATTCGATTCAACCTTCATTCTTCATACTTATCCGATACGCACACCGGCCATCCCCACTTATAATATGCTCCTCCCGGTTCACATCGTGATCAGAAAACAAGGCAGAAAACACTTCACCCTCACTCGCACACAGTCCCGAACACGCCTTTGCAGCCACACAAATGGGACAATGGCGTTCGATGAGCAAGAGATCGTCACCCGACTGCTCAACCGTAGCCATGTAGCCTTCATCGCTGCGCAATTGTGCCAGTTTCCGTGCCTTTGCCGCCGCGCTCTTTAACGATTTCACATGTCCCGAATACATCTCGATCTGCTCCCGCGTCCGCGTGTCCATCAATTGCTTCACTGCGCTCTCGCCTAGAGAGGCCCTCATTTGGCTAATTAATGAAGCCGCCAACTCAGCGTGAGCATCCGGAAATACAGCATCTGCCTTCTCAGTAAGGCTCCATATTTTGGTCGGCCTTCCACGCTTGTGCGCCTGACTCCTTTCCTCTACCAATCCTTCGTCCCTAGCCACGTGTAGGTGCTTTAGTACCCCCATCTTTGTAAGGCCCAAATGTTCCGCCAAAGTTTCAGCAGAACGTCCGCCCTCTTCCTTCAAAATGCGGAAAAGCTTTC harbors:
- a CDS encoding cation:proton antiporter; its protein translation is WSPTQGLFLGALFSISSSMVAINVINERNEMQLPRAQLAMGALIFEDILAIILLVILTGLAVDGRFNLDATGIAVSGVGLFVVASYFVGRLVIVKVLDYIEKQGRTEYWVLFAIGVMLGEGLLAAHFDFSLALGAFLAGAIMAGTRQMEQIERAIEPLRILFGALFFVSVGMRVEPQEVINGLGLSLVVSILIILGKTFTVWFGFVIAGQRSSSSFKGSLVKSQIGEFGFIIAALGIDLGVAGAEMMNLAVGVALITIIFTPILAKAADPLFEWIDTHTPSGVRTAGKAYTDLLTSFKRSLENKKLLVLLRRPTLQIVFSFIVVNAVVAVAYILAGVIENTPELDATHDWWRWGIWLLAGVACLPLIISILRNVNAIVMMLTEASFQHTGDLFSLGGRTRNAINGLIMFMIVPVFGIVYFGAAASFLPRGTALIAFAAILITTGLVFWNRLIAVNSQLERAFFDSLNQQQATESAKQRKQLLSSLSKHACFSVELEDYTIVAASEPVTRRINQLGVREATGAAIVGIGRDGSWIYNPPPEAILFAGDHIILAGTNRQLQQAKRHLGKAARNQENSPQTRPDIARLLIEANSELEGNTLAGLDLRHRFGVTALGIQRGDNWLSPPKPDDLILSGDVLVLIGGKHRLNEITPLAHHRDSIDA
- a CDS encoding GNAT family N-acetyltransferase; protein product: MIESNLVRIEPIRLEHALPLSKWVNDPDMWQWWLREPPTTIDKLERSIREAFKERDSGLREPFAVFSKELQTYVGETSFWFDSEDEVEIGSTWLCAELRGTGFNRAVKHLMITHASRVYGSCELVLQTDELNLRSQRAIEAIGGVEFKRMKADKITWDGRVRTSVFYRVKRA
- a CDS encoding YicC family protein yields the protein MNSMTGYGRGSAQTATLEISVEISSVNRRNLEVSVNSPKEWMGLDQALSGKLREVLGRGKVSVSVRAAAYGGVEGLVWDDAAVKVSIERFQALAEHNGIPFEPSSAFLLDLVKAIRPSSTLPEYSAVAAEVLTAFDAALGAFIEMRATEGAALKDDLMQRLGSLKGFLQQIVGYAEGVVAAYRDRLFQRLRQLNLEDLDLDDERVLKEIALFADRCDISEEITRLNSHFEQFSDCLAQTQSTGRKMDFIIQEINREFNTIGSKANRIEISQAVIDAKNELERIREQAANVE
- a CDS encoding transcriptional regulator, yielding MNSQRTIPTRRKLFRILKEEGGRSAETLAEHLGLTKMGVLKHLHVARDEGLVEERSQAHKRGRPTKIWSLTEKADAVFPDAHAELAASLISQMRASLGESAVKQLMDTRTREQIEMYSGHVKSLKSAAAKARKLAQLRSDEGYMATVEQSGDDLLLIERHCPICVAAKACSGLCASEGEVFSALFSDHDVNREEHIISGDGRCAYRISMKNEG